One window of the Megalops cyprinoides isolate fMegCyp1 chromosome 2, fMegCyp1.pri, whole genome shotgun sequence genome contains the following:
- the mafaa gene encoding transcription factor MafAa, translating to MATDLAMSAELPNSPLAIEYVNDFDLMKFEVKKEPPEAERYCHRLPPGSLSSTPISTPCSSVPSSPSFCAPSPGAQSGQNPGNGVNNNNGNNNQNSAGKPQLEDLYWIPNYQHHLNPEALNLTPEDAVEALIGNAHHHHHHHQAYESFRGQQYAGEDLSAAANGHHHQVHHHHHHHHGHHARLEDRFSDEQLVSMTVRELNRQLRGFSKEEVIRLKQKRRTLKNRGYAQSCRYKRVQQRHMLESEKCTLQSQVEQLKQDIARLAKERDLYKEKYEKLASRTYSANSNRDPPTGNHGKATSTEFFM from the coding sequence ATGGCCACTGACCTCGCCATGAGCGCAGAGTTGCCGAACAGCCCCCTGGCCATCGAGTACGTCAACGACTTCGACCTCATGAAGTTCGAGGTGAAGAAGGAGCCCCCGGAGGCGGAGCGGTATTGCCACCGCCTGCCCCCGGGCTCCTTGTCTTCCACGCCGATCAGCACCCCGTGTTCCTCCGTGCCTTCTTCCCCCAGCTTCTGCGCTCCAAGCCCCGGGGCACAATCGGGCCAGAACCCTGGCAATGGAGTCAACAATAACAACGGCAACAACAACCAAAACTCCGCCGGCAAGCCGCAGTTAGAGGACCTTTACTGGATTCCCAACTACCAGCACCACCTCAACCCCGAGGCGCTCAATCTGACCCCCGAGGACGCCGTCGAAGCCCTCATCGGCAACGcgcaccatcaccaccaccatcaccaagCTTACGAGAGCTTCCGCGGGCAGCAGTACGCGGGCGAAGACCTGTCAGCGGCCGCCAACGGCCATCACCACCAGgtccaccatcaccaccaccaccaccacggcCACCACGCCCGGCTGGAGGACCGCTTCTCGGACGAGCAGCTCGTCAGCATGACTGTCAGGGAGCTGAACCGCCAGCTGCGCGGCTTCAGCAAGGAAGAGGTCATCCGCCTCAAACAGAAGCGCAGGACCCTCAAGAACCGGGGCTACGCGCAGTCGTGCAGATACAAGCGGGTGCAGCAACGGCACATGCTGGAGAGCGAGAAGTGCACGCTGCAGAGCCaggtggagcagctgaagcaggacaTCGCGCGTCTGGCCAAGGAGAGGGATCTGTACAAGGAGAAGTACGAGAAGCTGGCGAGCCGGACCTACAGCGCAAACAGCAACAGGGACCCCCCCACCGGGAACCACGGAAAAGCCACCTCCACGGAGTTCTTTATGTGA